The Thermodesulfobacteriota bacterium genome window below encodes:
- the istA gene encoding IS21 family transposase: MIDYETYVRIRNYFTRDGLNYGQIADELGLDCRTVAKWANEERYLPRKSVRKAGKLDPFKNDIIRMLEKHTYTGRQIFQRVQESGFTGGITIVTDYVRKIRPPRVKPYLKLFFAPGECAQVDWGSFGSVRSGSTNRRLSFFVMVLCHSRMMYVEFTVSQTMEHFLGCHQNALNFFGLVPQKMMVDNLKSAVLKRTVGKEPVFNPRYMDFARHYGFKIVPCNVGKGNEKGIVENAVGYVKKNLLNGLDISDFKIMKPLVRHWLDTIANVRKHGETGRKPLSMFAEEKSHLQPLPVEPYDVGVVRRVRASRQFRVTIDTNRYSVPAQLAGVGLTAKLYPDRLCFYHENKLVARHVRSYDRRQDYEHPDHPKVLLAQRKKAKDQKIFMRFLSLSDKAQEYYRQMEQRRMNPFHHIRQIVALSEIYPVQQVTRAIEDAFHFKAFSCDYIANLLEQRSRNQLEEPGALHLTRSSDLLDLTLDKPDLSIYDIGGEK; encoded by the coding sequence ATGATCGATTATGAAACTTACGTCCGGATCAGGAACTATTTTACCCGGGACGGATTAAATTATGGCCAGATCGCCGATGAGCTTGGACTGGACTGCCGGACGGTAGCCAAGTGGGCCAATGAAGAAAGATATTTGCCCCGGAAGTCAGTCAGGAAAGCCGGCAAACTGGACCCATTTAAAAATGATATCATACGCATGCTTGAAAAGCACACCTACACGGGAAGACAGATTTTTCAACGCGTTCAGGAAAGCGGTTTCACCGGTGGAATTACCATTGTGACCGATTATGTCCGTAAAATCCGGCCGCCCAGGGTAAAGCCTTATTTAAAACTGTTCTTTGCTCCGGGCGAATGCGCCCAGGTGGACTGGGGCAGCTTCGGTAGTGTGCGTTCAGGATCAACAAACCGGAGACTGAGTTTTTTTGTCATGGTATTGTGCCACAGCAGGATGATGTATGTTGAGTTTACCGTATCCCAGACCATGGAACATTTTTTAGGATGCCATCAGAACGCCTTGAACTTCTTTGGCCTGGTTCCCCAAAAAATGATGGTGGATAATCTTAAATCCGCCGTGTTGAAAAGAACGGTTGGTAAAGAGCCGGTATTCAATCCCAGGTACATGGACTTTGCCCGGCATTATGGATTTAAAATTGTTCCCTGCAATGTGGGCAAAGGCAATGAAAAAGGAATCGTCGAAAACGCCGTTGGATATGTGAAAAAGAACCTGCTCAACGGGCTTGATATCTCTGATTTTAAGATTATGAAACCCCTTGTCCGGCATTGGTTGGATACCATAGCCAATGTCAGGAAACATGGCGAAACCGGCAGAAAGCCGTTGAGCATGTTTGCAGAAGAAAAGTCCCATCTTCAGCCACTTCCGGTTGAGCCATACGATGTCGGTGTGGTCAGACGGGTTCGGGCATCCAGACAGTTCCGGGTGACTATAGACACCAACCGGTATAGTGTGCCGGCACAACTGGCCGGTGTCGGACTGACGGCCAAACTGTATCCGGACCGCTTATGTTTTTACCATGAAAACAAACTGGTAGCCCGCCATGTCAGAAGTTATGATCGCCGACAGGACTATGAGCACCCGGATCATCCAAAGGTACTTTTAGCGCAAAGAAAAAAAGCAAAAGATCAGAAGATATTCATGCGTTTTTTGAGTTTGTCCGACAAGGCCCAGGAGTATTACCGGCAGATGGAACAGCGCAGGATGAATCCGTTCCACCATATCCGACAGATCGTGGCTCTGTCAGAAATTTATCCGGTGCAGCAGGTAACCCGCGCCATTGAAGATGCTTTCCATTTTAAAGCCTTTTCCTGCGATTATATAGCCAATCTTT